Proteins found in one Primulina eburnea isolate SZY01 chromosome 16, ASM2296580v1, whole genome shotgun sequence genomic segment:
- the LOC140817295 gene encoding leucine-rich repeat receptor protein kinase EMS1-like codes for MFQQPLLKLTLVNILEANNFCKTSIIGDGGFGTVYKATLPEGKTVALGYCSYGEEKVLVYEYMVNGSLDNWLRNRIGTPKVLDWTKRFKIAVGSARGLAFLHHGFIPHIIHRDIKASNILLNEDFEPKVADFGLARLMISACETHVSTDIAGTFGYIPPEYG; via the exons ATGTTCCAGCAACCTCTTTTGAAACTAACCCTAGTCAACATTCTTGAAGCCAACAACTTTTGCAAGACAAGCATAATTGGAGACGGAGGATTTGGTACCGTGTATAAAGCCACTTTACCCGAGGGTAAAACCGTTGCT CTGGGATACTGCTCGTACGGAGAGGAGAAAGTGCTAGTTTACGAGTATATGGTTAATGGAAGCTTGGATAATTGGCTAAGAAACCGAATAGGAACGCCCAAAGTCTTGGATTGGACCAAACGATTCAAGATAGCTGTAGGTTCTGCCCGAGGCCTTGCTTTTCTCCACCATGGTTTTATTCCCCACATCATACACCGAGACATCaaggctagcaatatccttcttAATGAAGATTTTGAACCAAAAGTTGCTGATTTCGGCCTAGCACGACTAATGATCAGCGCATGTGAAACACATGTCAGCACAGATATTGCAGGCACATTTGGATACATTCCTCCTGAATATGGTTAA
- the LOC140816836 gene encoding uncharacterized protein: protein MADASTSSLATQICDHLASVFTASTTPHPPPLTVLVDEISATVARGGRVFLYGVGREGLMLRALCMRLFHLGLSAHLIFDMTTPPISHPDLLIASDGPGGFSTVDAICGVARSGGARVVLLTAQPELGSSVKYASTVAYVPAQTMADDGNGQRSLLPMGSVYEGAMFVLFEMVVFKLGELLNKSPEEIRSRHTNLE from the coding sequence ATGGCTGACGCTTCAACGTCTTCTCTAGCCACCCAAATCTGCGACCACCTAGCCTCCGTCTTCACCGCCTCCACCACCCCCCATCCACCGCCTCTCACCGTTCTCGTCGACGAAATCTCCGCCACCGTAGCTCGCGGCGGCCGGGTCTTTCTTTACGGCGTGGGCCGTGAAGGCCTCATGCTAAGAGCCCTGTGTATGCGTCTCTTCCACTTGGGTCTCTCCGCCCACTTAATTTTCGACATGACCACTCCTCCAATCTCCCATCCGGACCTCCTCATAGCCTCCGACGGTCCAGGGGGTTTCTCTACGGTCGACGCCATCTGCGGCGTGGCGAGAAGTGGCGGCGCCAGAGTGGTGCTTCTGACAGCTCAGCCGGAGCTGGGTTCATCTGTGAAGTATGCGAGCACGGTGGCTTATGTGCCGGCGCAGACCATGGCAGACGATGGAAACGGGCAACGGAGCTTGCTCCCCATGGGGAGCGTGTATGAAGGGGCGATGTTTGTGTTGTTTGAAATGGTTGTGTTCAAGTTAGGAGAGCTTCTGAACAAGAGTCCTGAAGAAATAAGATCTCGTCATACCAATTTGGAGTGA